The following proteins come from a genomic window of Aquimarina sp. MAR_2010_214:
- a CDS encoding C40 family peptidase, producing the protein MKRVVFYFLITLVLASCGSSSKSKAVISSKTKTTVKSKRTKNSNSKKIKSIVSHAKTFGGTRYKFGGTTKKGMDCSGLVYTSFKKENIILPRTSKTMATQGKAISLKKVIVGDLLFFKTNRRKNVISHVGLVVETKGVIRFIHASTSRGVIISSLNEKYWNKCFAGARRVL; encoded by the coding sequence ATGAAAAGAGTAGTATTTTATTTTCTAATCACATTAGTTTTAGCCTCTTGTGGGAGTTCTTCCAAAAGCAAAGCGGTTATATCTTCAAAAACTAAAACTACCGTCAAATCTAAAAGAACCAAAAACTCTAATTCTAAAAAGATTAAAAGCATTGTAAGTCATGCCAAAACCTTTGGTGGTACTCGATACAAATTTGGTGGTACTACAAAAAAAGGGATGGACTGCTCTGGCTTGGTGTATACTTCATTTAAGAAAGAGAATATCATTCTTCCTAGAACTTCTAAAACCATGGCTACTCAAGGTAAGGCCATATCATTAAAAAAAGTAATCGTTGGTGATTTGCTTTTTTTTAAAACTAATAGAAGAAAAAATGTTATTTCTCATGTGGGACTGGTGGTTGAAACTAAAGGAGTCATTCGATTTATACATGCTTCTACATCAAGAGGAGTTATTATATCGAGTCTTAATGAAAAATATTGGAATAAGTGTTTTGCTGGTGCCAGAAGAGTTTTATAG